Genomic DNA from Pseudomonas helmanticensis:
CCGGCCTGGCGTCAATATGCAATATCCGCCAGCATCTTCGCGCTGGGCCTGCCACTGGTCGCCTACACCGGGTGGAACATGGGCTGGCTACCCAACAGCTACCAGCATTTCGAAGCCAGCGACAATGTCCGCCAAGTCACTTTGAACGATGGCAGCCAGGTCGAGCTGAACCTGAACACCGAGCTGACCTACAGCAACTACAAGGACGAACGCCGGGTCACCCTGAAAAAGGGTGAAGCGTTTTTCAGCGTCAGTCACGACATCACTCACCCATTCATCGTCAAGGCTGCCGAAGGTCGCGTCCGCGTCACCGGCACTCGCTTCAACGTGTGGATGTATGAAGATCAGGTACGCGTCAATCTGGTCGAAGGCTCGGTGCTGGTCACCAGCAACACGGCATTGCCTGGCGACGGTTTGCGCCTCGGCCCGTCGATGCAGGCGCAGTACAGGCATGGCGACTACACGCCACAGATCAGCCAGACCTACGACAATGACAGTTCACTGGCGTGGCGCAACGGCAAACTGATCCTCGACAACCTTGCACTGAACGACGCGTTGCCGCTGATCAACCGTTACCTGAACAACCCGCTGATGCTCGCCGACACCAGCACCGGCGCGATCCGCGTGGGCGGCGTCTACAACATCAAAGAGATCAACGGCCTCGTCAACTCTCTGCCCAAAGTGCTGCCGGTCTACCTGACCCGCAATGCCGAAGGCAATCCGGTGATCAACTCGATCCCCAAGCACGCACCGAAGTCCTGACAACCCAGTGGCAAGGGGATTTATCCCCGTTGGGTTGCGCAGTAGCCCCTTCTCCATCTGACTTGCCCCCCATATCCTCCGCCAACTCGACACAATGTGCCGCACGCCAAAAAGTCCCGGCGCCTTAGACGATTGCAGGTGAAAAAAAACCGCCGCCCTCAATCAGAGGACAGCGGCTTTCTCATTGCGACGCAGACGTCTATTGCGCAGCCACCTTATCCGCCGCTTCGCTGATGCTCTGCACCTGATACTGCGGATCAGCCTTGATCTGCTGCTCGGTGAAGGGCAAGACGCTCCACTGCTTCTTCGAAAACGCTTCGGTCTGGTCGCGCGAGTATTTCGACGCCGGATCGCTGGACAGCGAGAACGCCAGCAGCCCCTGAGCGTGCGGTCCTTTATCGTCAAAGCTCACCACTTGCAGATAGCTGGTGCCGCTGACCACTTCGAGTTTGCCGTCTTCACGCGGAACGCTCTGAATGGCGTTGTAGATGCCGAGAGTACCTGGCCCGCCGTGAATCGCGGTTTGCTGACCACCACTGCTGACCACTTGGATATCGCCCCAGCGGGTATCAGGCTTGATGCCCATTTGGCTGCTCAGTTCGAGCGAGGCGAGCATCGCTTCGCGCACGGCTTTGCTGACGTCAGGCTGTTCGATGGCAAGCCCGCGCGGCGTGCTTTGCGCGGCCTTCGGGTCGAACGCGACACGCCAGACCTGCGGTGATTCCTGCAGGGTTTGCATGATGTTCTGGAAATGCACCAGGCCGCTGCCGGAATCCAGATTCGCGCGGCCATCCCAGGCTTTGAGGCTGGCGCAGACCGGCTTCAGTTTGCTCGCGTCCGCGCCAAGGTCCTTCGCGCAGAATTTCAGCAGGTCCGGTAACACCTGGCTCGCCAGATAGACGTTGTCGTCCATCACCATCCGTTGCAGATCCTGCACCGCCAACGGGCCTTGCTTGTCCAGCGACGCGAGACGATCCAGGGCGAAGCGCGAGCGCATACCCAGCGGTTGGCTGTCCTGACTGATCAGCGGTGAGAAACCGGTCAGCGGTTGCGCCGGGTTGGCCAGCCACGCGGAATCGTTGGAGTGCTGGACGAAGTCTTTACGCAGCAGTTGCGGTAACTGGCTGGAGGCATAAATACCCGGCTGCGCGGCTTGCGGATCGATATCCCAGGCACAGCCACTGCGGGCACCGTCGAGCACGATCATCTGCAAACCGGCGCGCGGATCACTGCACTTGGCGAGCTTGTCAGCGCTGACGTTCGGCACCACTGACAGATTCATGTACAGCGTCTGGCCCTTGTCATCGACCGCCAGGGTATTGACCCACGGAATGCCCTGAATCTTGTGCACCGAATCCTGCAGATCCTTGAGACTGTTGGCCTGGTTCATCGCGTACCACTGTTTGAGCACGCGATCATTTTCGAGGTTGGCATCGCGCAGGCTGAACGCATATTGGTGATCCCAGTCGAGCTTGCCCGGCCACTGCACGATCGGCCCGAACTGCGAGCTGTAGATCTCACGCGACACCGGCACGACCTGACCATCCGCCTGTTTGACCTGCACGGTCACCGTCTGCTTGTTCAGCGGCAGGGATTTGCCGTCGAGCAAATAGCGCGTCGAATCCCTTGGATCGAGTTGCAGGCGATACAGGGTGAAGTGCTTCGAAGAGTCGACCGTGTGGGTCCAGGCCAGATGCTGGTTGAAACCGATATTGATCATCGGCAACCCCGGCAGAGCGGCACCCATGACGTCGAGTTTGCCAGGTATGGTCAGGTGCATCTGATAGAAACGCATGCCGCCGACCCAAGGAAAATGCGGGTTGGCCAGCAACATCCCACGACCATTGAACGACCGCTCGCTGCCCACCGCCACGGCGTTGCTGCCGCGATCCAGGGCAAAGCGTTGCTGACGCGTGTCGGCCAGTTGCCAAGCGTGTGATGGCTGCTCGATTTGCGCGCTGGCTTGCGGCGGAGTGGCCCCGGCCAAGGCTTCGGCGAACTGCCCGACACCGCCTTCAACCAATAGCCGACGGGTCAGTTTGACCAGGTCTTCGGCGGCGATATCGCGTACCCACTCGCCTTGGCATTGCTGCGGCAGCCCTTGCTGACGGCGCTCGCCAAGATAGCGGTTATAGCCGGCGACATAACCCTGCATCAGGTCGCGCACCTCGGTCGGCTGCGCCTGCCAGAACGCCTGCACTGCCTCGGGCGTGTTCAACCAGGTGAAGAACACATCGCTGACACGATTTTCACGCTCCTCGACGGTGAACTGATCCGGGCCGAAATAACGCGAACGTTGGCCGTTGACCGTAACGATCTCGTTGGCCAGCAAACACAGATTGTCCTGCGCATAGGCGTAGCCAATGCCGAAACCCAGGCCACGCTCGTTTTCGGCGCGAATGTGCGGCACACCAAAAGCGGTGCGACGAATATCGGCACTGGCCTGGGTGGCGGGACTGAGCGCATGGGCTGACAGACTCAGCCCGAGAAACATGCCGGCAAGGGCCAACCCG
This window encodes:
- a CDS encoding acylase, producing MIISRQLTGLALAGMFLGLSLSAHALSPATQASADIRRTAFGVPHIRAENERGLGFGIGYAYAQDNLCLLANEIVTVNGQRSRYFGPDQFTVEERENRVSDVFFTWLNTPEAVQAFWQAQPTEVRDLMQGYVAGYNRYLGERRQQGLPQQCQGEWVRDIAAEDLVKLTRRLLVEGGVGQFAEALAGATPPQASAQIEQPSHAWQLADTRQQRFALDRGSNAVAVGSERSFNGRGMLLANPHFPWVGGMRFYQMHLTIPGKLDVMGAALPGLPMINIGFNQHLAWTHTVDSSKHFTLYRLQLDPRDSTRYLLDGKSLPLNKQTVTVQVKQADGQVVPVSREIYSSQFGPIVQWPGKLDWDHQYAFSLRDANLENDRVLKQWYAMNQANSLKDLQDSVHKIQGIPWVNTLAVDDKGQTLYMNLSVVPNVSADKLAKCSDPRAGLQMIVLDGARSGCAWDIDPQAAQPGIYASSQLPQLLRKDFVQHSNDSAWLANPAQPLTGFSPLISQDSQPLGMRSRFALDRLASLDKQGPLAVQDLQRMVMDDNVYLASQVLPDLLKFCAKDLGADASKLKPVCASLKAWDGRANLDSGSGLVHFQNIMQTLQESPQVWRVAFDPKAAQSTPRGLAIEQPDVSKAVREAMLASLELSSQMGIKPDTRWGDIQVVSSGGQQTAIHGGPGTLGIYNAIQSVPREDGKLEVVSGTSYLQVVSFDDKGPHAQGLLAFSLSSDPASKYSRDQTEAFSKKQWSVLPFTEQQIKADPQYQVQSISEAADKVAAQ
- a CDS encoding FecR family protein, coding for MTEDTLSEAEYDAITDAAAHWCMRLHAVDCSAEERVAFEQWREAHPLHAFEYEAMLEIWDVAEHLPRPDPVVALPASNPAPAWRQYAISASIFALGLPLVAYTGWNMGWLPNSYQHFEASDNVRQVTLNDGSQVELNLNTELTYSNYKDERRVTLKKGEAFFSVSHDITHPFIVKAAEGRVRVTGTRFNVWMYEDQVRVNLVEGSVLVTSNTALPGDGLRLGPSMQAQYRHGDYTPQISQTYDNDSSLAWRNGKLILDNLALNDALPLINRYLNNPLMLADTSTGAIRVGGVYNIKEINGLVNSLPKVLPVYLTRNAEGNPVINSIPKHAPKS